Proteins from one Piscinibacter lacus genomic window:
- the crtI gene encoding phytoene desaturase family protein produces MSGPWLDRLGLMAETPGWTGPARPALDAPPAGPPPLPGPEAPHALVIGGGFGGLAAALRLSCRGYRVTVLEALDQFGGRARVFREDGHVFDMGPTIVTVPHFFEELWTLAGRRLADDVELQKLDPCYRILFDDGSHFDYSSDGETLRREIARLAPGDLAGYERFSAHADRCWALGFGQLGAKAFDSTGDLLAAIPHLVRMQGWRTLHALVAQHFRDPRLRMVFSLQSLLIGGNPFSVTAVYSLIHALERRWGVHWAKGGTGALVQGLVGLLRERGVVLETGAEVTRIDIQAQAGSRRPRATGVSLADGRHLPADVVVCNSDVAWTQRKLIEPRWRKRWTDERVERADHSMSLFVWYFGTDRQWPEVPHHMMVLGPRYRGLLDDIFKHHHLAEDFSLYLHRPTATDASMGPPCMDTFYVLSPVPHLGSGTDWSEVAERYRQAVQERLEATVLPGLGQHLRVSRLMTPQHFHDELRSHQGAAFGLEPTLMQSAGFRPHNRSEDIDALYFVGAGTHPGAGIPGVLMSAKALQTVLPDPGALARPSHATARLTR; encoded by the coding sequence ATGAGCGGCCCCTGGCTCGACCGACTCGGCCTGATGGCCGAGACCCCGGGCTGGACCGGCCCCGCCCGGCCCGCCCTGGATGCGCCGCCCGCCGGCCCGCCGCCCCTGCCCGGCCCCGAGGCGCCGCATGCCCTGGTGATCGGCGGCGGCTTCGGCGGCCTAGCCGCTGCGCTGCGCCTGTCCTGCCGCGGCTACCGCGTCACCGTGCTGGAGGCGCTGGACCAGTTCGGCGGCCGGGCCCGGGTCTTCCGCGAGGACGGCCATGTCTTCGACATGGGGCCGACCATCGTCACCGTGCCGCACTTCTTCGAGGAGCTGTGGACCCTGGCCGGCCGCCGCCTGGCCGACGATGTCGAGCTTCAGAAGCTCGACCCCTGCTACCGCATCCTTTTCGACGACGGCAGCCATTTCGACTACAGCAGCGACGGCGAGACCCTGAGGCGCGAGATCGCCCGCCTGGCGCCCGGCGACCTGGCCGGCTACGAGCGCTTCAGCGCCCATGCCGACCGCTGCTGGGCCCTGGGTTTCGGCCAGCTCGGCGCCAAGGCCTTCGACAGCACCGGCGACCTGCTGGCCGCCATCCCGCACCTGGTCCGCATGCAGGGCTGGCGCACCCTGCACGCGCTGGTGGCCCAGCATTTCCGCGACCCGCGGCTGCGCATGGTCTTCAGCCTGCAATCGCTGCTGATCGGCGGCAACCCCTTCTCGGTCACGGCGGTGTACTCGCTGATCCACGCCCTGGAGCGACGCTGGGGCGTGCACTGGGCCAAGGGCGGCACGGGGGCCCTGGTCCAGGGCCTGGTCGGCCTGCTGCGCGAACGCGGCGTGGTGCTGGAGACCGGCGCCGAGGTCACGCGCATCGACATCCAGGCCCAGGCCGGCAGCCGCCGCCCGCGGGCGACCGGCGTCAGCCTGGCCGATGGCCGGCACCTGCCTGCCGATGTGGTGGTCTGCAACAGCGACGTGGCCTGGACCCAGCGCAAGCTGATCGAGCCGCGCTGGCGCAAGCGCTGGACCGACGAGCGCGTCGAGCGTGCGGATCACTCGATGAGCCTCTTCGTCTGGTACTTCGGCACCGACCGGCAGTGGCCCGAGGTGCCGCACCACATGATGGTGCTCGGCCCGCGCTACCGCGGCCTGCTTGACGACATCTTCAAGCACCACCACCTGGCCGAGGACTTCAGCCTCTACTTGCACCGGCCCACAGCGACCGATGCCTCGATGGGCCCGCCGTGCATGGACACCTTCTACGTGCTCTCGCCCGTGCCCCACCTGGGCAGCGGCACCGACTGGTCCGAGGTGGCCGAGCGCTACCGCCAGGCCGTGCAGGAGCGGCTCGAAGCCACCGTGCTGCCCGGCCTGGGCCAGCACCTGCGGGTCTCGCGGCTGATGACGCCGCAGCACTTCCACGACGAGCTGCGCTCCCACCAGGGCGCCGCCTTCGGCCTGGAGCCCACCTTGATGCAGAGCGCCGGCTTCCGGCCGCACAACCGCAGCGAGGACATCGACGCGCTCTACTTCGTCGGCGCCGGCACCCATCCGGGCGCGGGCATCCCGGGCGTGCTGATGTCGGCCAAGGCCCTGCAGACGGTGCTGCCCGATCCGGGGGCGCTCGCCCGCCCGTCGCATGCTACGGCGAGGCTCACGCGATGA
- a CDS encoding phytoene/squalene synthase family protein has translation MSAVLSPSLADDATASVDSAADSADGAACEALMRGGSRSFFAASRLLPQRLRGPAAALYAFCRVADDLIDEASAPPDAVAQLLDRVDRIWAGRPGPVPADRALAEVVAASGLPRTLIEALIEGFAWDAEGRSYTSLPELEAYAARVAGSVGAAMTWLMGRQQPETLARACELGVAMQLTNIARDVGEDARRGRLYLPRQWLVEAGLDPEAWLARPVFGPALAQVIARLLAAADTLYQRAEAGVADLPPDCRLAIRAARLIYAEIGRELERGGLDAVGRRAVVSGPRKLLLIGQALAGRGGRSRLALRSPAPLPAIVFLLEACAARALPQERARPARRRSLAERMVWSLDLCERTTLRRYPQLGASGLPPHLG, from the coding sequence ATGAGCGCGGTCCTCAGCCCGTCCCTGGCGGACGATGCCACCGCGTCCGTCGATTCCGCCGCTGACTCTGCCGACGGCGCCGCATGCGAAGCGCTGATGCGCGGCGGTTCGCGCAGCTTCTTCGCCGCCTCGCGCCTGCTGCCGCAGCGCCTGCGCGGGCCGGCGGCTGCGCTCTATGCCTTCTGCCGGGTGGCCGATGACCTGATCGACGAGGCCAGCGCGCCGCCCGATGCGGTGGCGCAACTGCTCGACCGGGTCGACCGCATCTGGGCCGGCCGGCCCGGCCCCGTGCCGGCCGACCGCGCGCTGGCCGAGGTGGTGGCCGCCAGCGGCCTGCCGCGCACCCTGATCGAGGCCCTGATCGAAGGCTTTGCCTGGGATGCCGAGGGCCGCAGCTACACCAGCCTGCCTGAGCTGGAGGCCTATGCCGCGCGGGTCGCGGGCAGCGTCGGCGCCGCCATGACCTGGCTGATGGGCCGCCAGCAGCCTGAGACTCTCGCCCGCGCCTGCGAGCTGGGCGTGGCCATGCAGCTCACCAACATTGCCCGCGACGTGGGCGAGGACGCCCGCCGCGGCCGGCTCTACTTGCCGCGTCAGTGGCTGGTCGAGGCTGGCTTGGACCCCGAGGCCTGGCTGGCCCGGCCGGTCTTCGGGCCGGCGCTGGCCCAGGTCATCGCCCGCTTGCTGGCCGCGGCCGACACGCTCTACCAGCGCGCCGAGGCCGGCGTGGCCGACCTGCCGCCGGATTGCCGCCTGGCGATCCGCGCGGCGCGGCTCATCTATGCCGAGATCGGCCGCGAGCTGGAGCGCGGCGGCCTGGATGCGGTGGGCCGGCGGGCCGTGGTCTCGGGCCCGCGCAAGCTGCTGCTGATCGGCCAGGCCCTGGCCGGCCGGGGTGGCCGCAGCCGGCTGGCGCTGCGTTCGCCGGCGCCGCTGCCGGCGATCGTCTTCCTGCTGGAAGCCTGCGCCGCCCGGGCGCTGCCGCAGGAGCGCGCGCGTCCTGCACGCCGCCGCAGCCTGGCCGAGCGCATGGTCTGGAGCCTGGACCTCTGCGAGCGCACCACCCTGCGCCGCTACCCCCAGCTCGGCGCCAGCGGCCTGCCGCCGCATCTGGGCTGA
- a CDS encoding carotenoid 1,2-hydratase, protein MSRGRGRDGAPRFDAAVPPGGYLWWYVDALSDDGRHGLTLIAFVGSVFSPYYARARGRSGLADPENHCALNVSLYGPARRWTMTERGRGQVRRDVQQFQIGPSQMRWTGQALEIDIDERAVPLPQRVRGRVRLWPRALSPQLWPLDRAGRHGWGPIAPSARVELSLDAPALSWSGEGYLDSNEGEEPIDRPFLQWDWSRAHLSGGRSAVLYELEERDHSQRLLALAFDRHGQAQPFTAPGPQRLAASPIWRMPRMIRGEASATARVEQTLEDTPFYSRSLVQTRLLGENVTAFHESLSLPRLVHGATQWMLPWRMPRRA, encoded by the coding sequence GTGTCGCGCGGCCGAGGCCGTGATGGCGCACCTCGCTTCGACGCGGCCGTTCCGCCGGGCGGCTACCTCTGGTGGTATGTCGATGCCCTCAGCGACGACGGGCGCCACGGACTGACTCTGATCGCCTTCGTCGGCAGCGTCTTTTCGCCCTACTACGCCCGGGCGCGCGGCCGCAGCGGCCTGGCCGACCCGGAGAACCACTGCGCGCTCAATGTCTCGCTCTACGGCCCGGCGCGGCGCTGGACCATGACCGAGCGCGGCCGCGGCCAGGTGCGGCGCGACGTGCAGCAGTTCCAGATCGGCCCCAGCCAGATGCGCTGGACCGGCCAGGCCCTGGAGATCGACATCGACGAGCGGGCCGTGCCCCTGCCGCAGCGCGTTCGCGGCCGGGTGCGGCTGTGGCCGCGCGCGCTCAGCCCGCAGCTCTGGCCGCTGGACCGCGCCGGCCGCCATGGCTGGGGGCCGATCGCGCCCAGCGCGCGGGTTGAGCTCAGCCTCGATGCGCCCGCGCTGAGCTGGTCGGGCGAGGGCTATCTCGACAGCAACGAGGGCGAGGAGCCGATCGACCGGCCCTTCCTGCAATGGGATTGGTCGCGCGCCCACCTCAGCGGCGGACGCAGCGCCGTGCTCTACGAGCTGGAAGAACGCGACCACAGCCAGCGCCTGCTCGCCCTGGCCTTCGACCGCCACGGCCAGGCCCAGCCCTTCACCGCCCCGGGGCCGCAGCGGCTGGCGGCCAGCCCGATCTGGCGCATGCCGCGCATGATCCGCGGCGAGGCCTCGGCCACCGCCCGGGTGGAGCAGACGCTGGAGGACACGCCCTTCTACAGCCGCTCGCTGGTGCAGACGCGGCTGCTGGGCGAGAACGTCACGGCCTTCCACGAAAGCCTGAGCCTGCCGCGCCTGGTGCACGGCGCGACGCAGTGGATGCTGCCCTGGCGCATGCCGCGCCGCGCCTGA
- the crtD gene encoding 1-hydroxycarotenoid 3,4-desaturase CrtD yields the protein MPAEAPVLVVGAGMGGLSAALMLSARGLPVTVVEAGLAPGGKAGTVTVDGAAVDAGPTVFTLRKVFDAIFEAAGSRLDDHLRLQPLSILARHAWPDGSSFDLLADPAAALDAVAAFAGPAEARRYAAFCTEAEGLLRLLEGPVMQAERPTPWGLIRALGPSGLARLSALGPLSSLASVLGRRLHDPRLRQLFARYATYCGGSPWQAPATLMLVAQVEREGVWQVEGGMHALPRAMEALARARGVQFLYGDAVDRIELHDGRASGVQLASGRRLRGAAVVFNGDVRALAEGRLGEAARLAVPSQPAGRRSLSALVWSARLRTRGFPLVRHNVFFNADYRREFRDIFGAGRAPSQATIYVCAQDRDDRGRPPAGDAPERLQVLVNAPPTGDHAGAWGPQEIQRCAHLTFARLRAAGLETDGPAEALTLRSPADFNRLYPGTGGALYGMATHGWGAIFQRLGANSRVPGLMLAGGSVHPGPGLPMAALSGCRAAEAVMAHLASTRPFRRAATSGGMSMPSATTGATD from the coding sequence ATGCCGGCTGAAGCGCCCGTCCTGGTGGTCGGGGCGGGCATGGGCGGGCTCAGCGCCGCGCTCATGCTGAGCGCCCGCGGCCTGCCGGTGACGGTGGTCGAGGCCGGCCTGGCGCCCGGCGGCAAGGCCGGCACCGTGACGGTGGACGGCGCGGCAGTCGACGCCGGCCCCACGGTCTTCACCCTGCGCAAGGTCTTCGACGCGATCTTCGAGGCCGCCGGCAGCCGGCTCGACGACCACCTCCGCCTGCAACCCCTGTCCATCCTGGCGCGCCACGCCTGGCCCGACGGCAGCAGCTTCGACCTGCTGGCCGATCCGGCCGCCGCGCTCGATGCCGTAGCCGCCTTCGCCGGCCCGGCCGAGGCGCGCCGCTATGCCGCTTTCTGCACCGAGGCCGAGGGCCTTCTGCGCCTGCTGGAAGGCCCGGTGATGCAGGCCGAGCGGCCCACGCCCTGGGGCCTGATCCGCGCGCTGGGGCCCAGCGGCCTGGCCCGGCTGAGCGCGCTCGGCCCGCTCAGCAGCCTGGCCAGCGTGCTGGGCCGGCGCCTGCACGACCCGCGGCTGCGCCAGCTCTTCGCACGCTACGCCACTTATTGCGGCGGCTCGCCCTGGCAAGCCCCGGCCACGCTGATGCTGGTGGCCCAGGTCGAGCGCGAAGGCGTCTGGCAGGTCGAGGGCGGCATGCATGCCCTGCCCCGCGCGATGGAAGCCCTGGCCCGCGCCCGCGGCGTGCAGTTTCTGTACGGCGATGCGGTCGACCGCATCGAGCTGCACGACGGCCGGGCCAGCGGCGTGCAGCTTGCCTCGGGCCGCCGGTTGCGCGGTGCGGCCGTCGTCTTCAACGGCGATGTGCGCGCCCTGGCCGAAGGCCGCCTGGGCGAGGCGGCACGGCTCGCCGTGCCGTCGCAGCCGGCCGGCCGGCGCTCGCTCTCGGCCCTGGTCTGGAGCGCGCGGCTGCGCACCCGCGGCTTTCCGCTGGTGCGCCACAACGTCTTCTTCAATGCCGACTACCGCCGCGAGTTCCGCGACATCTTCGGGGCCGGCCGGGCGCCGTCGCAGGCCACGATCTATGTCTGCGCCCAGGACCGCGACGACCGGGGCCGGCCGCCGGCCGGGGACGCACCGGAGCGGCTGCAAGTGCTCGTCAACGCCCCGCCGACCGGCGACCACGCCGGGGCCTGGGGCCCGCAGGAGATCCAACGATGCGCACACCTCACCTTCGCGCGGCTTCGCGCAGCCGGCCTGGAGACGGACGGGCCGGCGGAGGCCCTCACGCTGCGCAGCCCGGCGGACTTCAACCGCCTCTACCCGGGCACGGGGGGGGCGCTGTACGGCATGGCGACGCATGGCTGGGGCGCGATCTTCCAGCGCCTGGGGGCGAACAGCCGGGTGCCGGGCCTGATGCTGGCGGGCGGCTCGGTGCATCCGGGGCCGGGCCTGCCGATGGCGGCCTTGTCGGGGTGTCGCGCGGCCGAGGCCGTGATGGCGCACCTCGCTTCGACGCGGCCGTTCCGCCGGGCGGCTACCTCTGGTGGTATGTCGATGCCCTCAGCGACGACGGGCGCCACGGACTGA
- a CDS encoding spheroidene monooxygenase, with amino-acid sequence MDTQKVGAAPAAASPGGLKRPAGEQPARAAGGGRVEAAALPLTLVILLADFGGADRWWGWGRFLFGTRAARRAAADLCFVRQMGSGHRGGFGLRPDLGLQALCCGFRSPAAALAFAQGNPLVEAYRRHARELALLTLQPWQAKGRWGGVAVAPQGEAPAEGPIAALTRASIRPRAALDFWRHAPAAQAGLAQAEGCLMAVGLGEAPLLRQATVSLWRSVADMDGYARRGGHQAAIQAARAGQHFSESMFLRLRPLALDGVWQGRALRLDGTARHAG; translated from the coding sequence GTGGACACGCAGAAGGTCGGTGCCGCCCCGGCGGCGGCATCGCCCGGTGGCCTGAAGCGGCCGGCGGGCGAGCAGCCGGCCCGGGCCGCTGGCGGCGGGCGCGTCGAGGCCGCCGCCCTGCCGCTCACCCTGGTGATCCTGCTGGCCGACTTCGGCGGCGCCGACCGCTGGTGGGGCTGGGGCCGCTTTCTCTTCGGAACCCGCGCGGCCCGGCGCGCCGCAGCCGATCTGTGCTTCGTGCGCCAGATGGGCAGCGGCCACCGCGGCGGCTTCGGCCTGCGGCCCGACCTCGGCCTGCAAGCCCTGTGCTGCGGCTTCCGCAGCCCCGCCGCTGCGCTGGCCTTCGCCCAGGGCAACCCCCTGGTCGAGGCCTACCGCCGGCATGCCCGCGAGCTGGCCCTGCTGACCCTGCAGCCCTGGCAGGCCAAGGGCCGCTGGGGCGGGGTGGCGGTCGCGCCGCAGGGCGAGGCCCCGGCCGAGGGGCCGATCGCGGCCCTCACCCGGGCCTCGATCCGGCCGCGCGCCGCCCTCGACTTCTGGCGCCATGCGCCGGCCGCCCAGGCCGGCCTCGCCCAGGCCGAGGGCTGCCTGATGGCCGTGGGCCTGGGCGAGGCCCCGCTGCTGCGTCAGGCGACCGTGAGCCTGTGGCGCAGCGTGGCCGACATGGACGGCTATGCCCGCCGCGGCGGCCACCAGGCCGCCATCCAGGCCGCACGCGCCGGCCAGCACTTCAGCGAATCGATGTTCCTGCGCCTGCGCCCGCTGGCGCTCGACGGCGTCTGGCAAGGCCGGGCGCTGCGCCTGGACGGGACCGCGCGCCATGCCGGCTGA
- the pufC gene encoding photosynthetic reaction center cytochrome PufC, translating to MKRHAQRWASLAALGLMTLLAGCERPPVETVQRGFRGTGMELVYNPRTVAANLDKHKLPEAIPAADTSDPNEPLARDVYQNVKVLGDLKVGEFNRLMLAMTNWVAPDKGCVYCHNAANFADDSLYTKVVARRMVEMTQTINADWKPHVAATGVTCYTCHRGKPVPDKIWFAPLTGAKGADFIGGDRTQNTVADEVDKSSLPLDPYTAYLLKDAPVRVNGSTALPLAGQAWSEKAPIQAAEGTYAFMIHFSKALGVNCTYCHNSRSFSTWEGGPPQRVTAWHGIQMVRELNNEYMVPLTDIFPASRRGPTGDVAKMNCATCHQGAYKPLLGASMLQNHPELIGASAR from the coding sequence ATGAAGCGTCACGCACAACGTTGGGCGTCGCTGGCCGCCCTGGGTCTGATGACCCTGCTCGCCGGCTGCGAGCGACCGCCGGTCGAGACCGTGCAGCGGGGCTTCCGCGGCACCGGCATGGAACTGGTCTACAACCCCCGCACCGTGGCGGCCAACCTCGACAAGCACAAGCTGCCCGAGGCCATTCCCGCCGCCGACACCAGCGACCCCAACGAGCCCCTGGCCCGCGACGTCTACCAGAACGTCAAGGTGCTCGGCGACCTGAAGGTCGGCGAGTTCAACCGCCTGATGCTGGCCATGACGAACTGGGTCGCGCCGGACAAGGGCTGCGTCTACTGCCACAACGCGGCCAATTTCGCCGACGACAGCCTTTACACCAAGGTCGTCGCGCGCCGCATGGTCGAGATGACCCAGACCATCAATGCCGACTGGAAGCCCCACGTCGCGGCCACCGGCGTCACCTGCTACACCTGCCACCGCGGCAAGCCGGTGCCCGACAAGATCTGGTTCGCGCCGCTGACCGGCGCCAAGGGTGCCGACTTCATCGGCGGCGACCGCACACAGAACACGGTGGCCGACGAGGTCGACAAGAGCTCGCTGCCGCTCGACCCCTACACCGCCTACCTGCTCAAGGACGCGCCGGTGCGGGTCAATGGCAGCACCGCGCTGCCGCTGGCCGGCCAGGCCTGGTCGGAGAAGGCGCCCATCCAGGCGGCCGAGGGTACCTATGCCTTCATGATCCATTTCTCCAAGGCCCTGGGCGTCAACTGCACCTACTGCCACAACAGCCGCAGCTTCAGCACCTGGGAAGGCGGCCCGCCGCAGCGCGTGACGGCCTGGCACGGCATCCAGATGGTTCGCGAGCTGAACAACGAGTACATGGTGCCGCTCACCGACATCTTCCCCGCCTCGCGGCGCGGGCCGACCGGCGACGTCGCCAAGATGAACTGCGCCACCTGCCACCAGGGCGCCTACAAGCCGCTGCTGGGTGCCAGCATGCTGCAGAACCATCCCGAGCTGATCGGCGCGAGCGCGCGCTGA
- the pufM gene encoding photosynthetic reaction center subunit M — MAHYQNLFTAVQAVGPVHHGVPLGPGNSPRTGDVPWIVHLAGRIGNAQIGPIYLGGLGLASLILGLMAFWIIGFNMLASVDWNPIQFVRQLFWLALEPPAPEYGLSIPPLNKGGWWLICGLFLTASLLLWWVRMYRRARELGLGTHIAWAFAAAIWLFLVLGFFRPVLMGSWSEAVPFGIFPHLDWTAAFSLRYGNLFYNPFHALSIAFLYGSALLFAMHGATILAVGRYGGEREIEQITDRGTASERAALFWRWTMGFNATMESIHRWAWWFAVLCPLAGGIGILLTGTAVDNWYLWAVKHGVAPPYPAVFPPVTDPALSLGAPQ; from the coding sequence ATGGCGCACTACCAAAACCTCTTCACTGCCGTGCAGGCGGTGGGCCCCGTGCACCATGGGGTGCCGCTGGGGCCGGGCAACAGCCCGCGCACCGGGGATGTCCCCTGGATCGTCCATCTCGCCGGCCGCATCGGCAATGCCCAGATCGGACCGATCTACCTGGGCGGCCTGGGCCTGGCCTCGCTGATCCTCGGCCTGATGGCCTTCTGGATCATCGGCTTCAACATGCTGGCCTCGGTCGACTGGAACCCCATCCAGTTCGTGCGCCAGCTCTTCTGGCTGGCGCTGGAGCCGCCGGCGCCGGAGTACGGTCTGTCGATCCCGCCGCTGAACAAGGGCGGCTGGTGGCTGATCTGCGGCCTCTTCCTGACCGCCTCGCTGCTGCTGTGGTGGGTGCGCATGTACCGCAGGGCGCGCGAGCTGGGCCTGGGCACCCACATCGCCTGGGCCTTCGCGGCGGCGATCTGGCTCTTCCTGGTGCTGGGCTTCTTCCGCCCGGTGCTGATGGGAAGCTGGAGCGAGGCGGTGCCCTTCGGCATCTTCCCGCACCTGGACTGGACCGCGGCCTTCTCCCTGCGCTACGGCAACCTGTTCTACAACCCCTTCCACGCGCTCTCGATCGCCTTCCTCTACGGCTCGGCCCTGCTGTTTGCGATGCACGGCGCGACCATCCTGGCGGTGGGCCGCTACGGCGGCGAGCGCGAGATCGAGCAGATCACCGACCGCGGCACCGCCAGCGAACGCGCCGCGCTGTTCTGGCGCTGGACCATGGGCTTCAACGCGACGATGGAATCCATCCACCGCTGGGCCTGGTGGTTCGCCGTGCTCTGCCCGCTGGCTGGCGGCATCGGCATCCTGCTGACCGGCACCGCCGTCGACAACTGGTACCTCTGGGCCGTCAAGCATGGCGTCGCCCCGCCCTACCCGGCCGTCTTCCCGCCGGTCACCGACCCCGCCCTCAGCCTGGGAGCCCCGCAATGA
- the pufL gene encoding photosynthetic reaction center subunit L — translation MALLSFERKYRVRGGTLVGGDLFDFWVGPFYVGFFGVTTIFFAALGTALILWGASQGPTWNLWQISIAPPDLSYGLALAPLMEGGLWQIITVCAIGAFASWALREVEICRKLGMGYHVPVAFSVAILAYVTLVVVRPVLMGAWGHGFPYGIFSHLDWVSNVGYQYLHFHYNPAHMLAVSFFFASVFALSLHGGLVLSATNPPKGERVKTPEYEDTFFRDTIGYSIGTLGIHRLGLYLALAAVIFSALCIVLSGPFWTQGWPQWWTWWLNLPIWSQWPLPAA, via the coding sequence ATGGCCCTGCTCAGCTTCGAGCGAAAGTATCGCGTCCGCGGCGGCACGCTGGTTGGCGGCGACCTGTTCGACTTCTGGGTCGGACCGTTCTACGTCGGCTTCTTCGGTGTCACCACGATCTTCTTCGCGGCGCTCGGCACCGCGCTCATCCTCTGGGGCGCCTCGCAAGGGCCGACCTGGAACCTCTGGCAGATCAGCATTGCCCCGCCGGACCTGTCCTACGGCCTGGCCCTCGCCCCGCTGATGGAAGGCGGGCTCTGGCAGATCATCACCGTGTGCGCGATCGGGGCCTTCGCCTCCTGGGCCCTGCGCGAGGTCGAGATCTGCCGAAAACTCGGCATGGGCTACCACGTGCCCGTGGCCTTCTCGGTCGCCATCCTGGCCTACGTCACCCTGGTGGTGGTGCGGCCGGTGCTGATGGGCGCCTGGGGCCATGGCTTCCCGTACGGCATCTTCAGCCACCTCGACTGGGTGTCGAACGTCGGCTACCAGTACCTGCACTTCCACTACAACCCGGCGCACATGCTGGCGGTGAGCTTCTTCTTCGCCTCCGTCTTCGCGCTGTCGCTGCATGGTGGCCTGGTGCTCTCGGCCACCAACCCGCCCAAGGGTGAGCGGGTCAAGACGCCGGAGTACGAAGACACCTTCTTCCGCGACACGATCGGCTACTCGATCGGCACGCTGGGCATCCACCGCCTGGGCCTCTACCTGGCGCTGGCCGCGGTCATCTTCAGCGCCCTGTGCATCGTCCTGTCGGGCCCCTTCTGGACCCAGGGCTGGCCGCAGTGGTGGACCTGGTGGCTGAACCTGCCCATCTGGAGCCAGTGGCCGCTGCCGGCCGCCTGA
- the pufA gene encoding light-harvesting antenna LH1, alpha subunit, giving the protein MWRIWRLYDPLRAMVVQGIFLFGLAAMIHLILLSTNKFNWLDGPKAAGTAAVTQPALPQAVASLK; this is encoded by the coding sequence ATGTGGCGCATCTGGCGTTTGTACGATCCCCTCCGGGCCATGGTGGTCCAGGGCATCTTCCTGTTCGGCCTGGCCGCGATGATTCACCTCATCCTGCTGAGCACGAACAAGTTCAACTGGCTCGACGGTCCCAAGGCGGCCGGCACGGCGGCGGTCACCCAGCCCGCCCTGCCGCAAGCCGTGGCTTCGCTGAAGTAA
- the pufB gene encoding light-harvesting antenna LH1, beta subunit, which yields MAEKRSSISGLTDEEAQEFHQYWTQGFVGFTVIAVVAHVLVWVWRPWL from the coding sequence ATGGCTGAGAAGAGGAGTTCGATCTCCGGCCTCACCGACGAAGAGGCCCAGGAGTTCCATCAGTACTGGACTCAGGGTTTCGTGGGCTTCACCGTGATCGCGGTGGTGGCCCATGTCCTGGTCTGGGTCTGGCGTCCCTGGCTGTGA